ATGGGTATGTCGGCCATAAAGAATGtctgttcaaaatatccagtTCGGAAGAGAtaattcttttcaaattaatcgTTATTGCTATCAGACTCAGCCGTCACATCGCAAATTTGAGACAAATAATTACAGTACAagaaagatttctgaaatttccagggcttattattcgtaatttttagagtttttcttttgaaacccaacctaccgaaatcggacgcattttccatcgAACATTTTATATGAGATTTAGGTGTAGGTCCCCTGAAGTCAAACATATTTCTAATGACACCGAACATGCTTGTGTAGTAACGCGATGATTGTACCTTTGAAGTGTAAATTGGAGGCCTACTCGAAAGTCTACGAACATCTttcatgtttggtatcgttacAAAGCTTAAGCTTAGGGCTTAGCAATTggacaaattttgatttaaaaaaattactttgataGTGTTCCAGCAGTGCTCAAAGTTCGCCGACGGTAGCAAAAAAAAGATGGTCAAAAATTGGCCATTAGAGACAACATCTAAAAAATCAGTTACTAGTGGTGGATAGGGCTTGTAACCCTCTGTCCATATCAACAATCCGAAACTTCCACGGTTGCCCATATCGCCCATTGAAAATCGTGATTTTTCGACTACTTGGGGCTACAGCTGCCCAACCAGATGTTCCAATGTGAATTCGTTTTAGAAGGTACAATCAATTTGTCACACACATGCATGTTCGTAATTTTTCCGCTGAAGGGCAACTACTAGAATATCGCCGAAATAATTGCATATTTACCCGTATTTTAAACCGCTCATAATTCAGTGTATATGAATTTGTCCCTAAATGCCCCGAAAGAACATGCCTTTCAAATGACCTCACACGACTTTGTACATTTCGTTAAGCCGAAGACAACGCCGTATGaaaaatcaacgcacttcaagcaaaagtgcttcgagtgacagttGTCAAATAGAGGACTAGCtagcatgaaaaatgtttccagattgttttacagtgtcaaaatttgtttgatacactaaCCCGTtacagtactctatttagagaatcactcatgcttgaagtgctaTGGAAAATTCATGTTTCCGACCACCTCTCACACAAGCATcatggaattaaaaaaaaaaatgatctcAGGTGACCATTACCTATCTAGGCACGCATAAAAAAGTTcgctggaaaatgcgtccgatatCGGTAGGatagttttcaaaattctgtaaaattattataattctTAAATCTAgaaattttgaagatttttgaGTATTTATGTCTAAGAACTTaagaattgaatttccaaataataaGCCCTGGAAATTTCTCTAACTTTTCACTTGAATTTTTCAAGAAGCCACTTTTTCACGACAAAAAAACCTGTTCACTGAAATAActtcacagaattttttttgacaagcATTCTCTGCATTCCGGAGAAAAACGTTACGATGTCCTTACccgtaaaaatgttttcaaacgAGACACTCTGGTGTTATGTTATGAGCTATGTCATTCATCCGATCAATTACATCTTGTCCTACGTTCTTcgtcattcataaattttttagtttaacTTCTACGACCACTGAAATTAACCATTTTCTATCTTCCATACCCTTTTCCCATCAACATCAACCCCATAAGCACTGGTCATAATGTCCATAATTTTAACGTAACTTGAACGGTTATTCCCTCATCATCAAATAACCAAAAACTTTTCCTTTTTAATGTCCACATTTCCACAAGCATAATACCGAACGAGGCTTACGAATAGCaaaccattttaaaatttcattttatcgttTATAGTGTGTAGGCAAACGTATACacgagaaaagtgaaaatgaatGGACTTCTTGTTAACATtcagtttgttttgttttttttttgccttcgTATCCCAGTTTATCCATGTTACCCTAATTTAATATGAAAACTTTCCCATTTATGCGTTTAATTACACGtgtataaaattttcatttcaattttcccgACATATATAGCTCATTGTACATGGTTGTGTTTTGATGGCACCGTAATGAATAGGCTACGatgttgttgaattttttaccaCTATCACAGCTTATTATGAAATAGTGCCATGGTTTGtggttaaattttatatacCTAAAGTAAATTGTGTCGACCTTAATTTCACTGGCGGTCACGTCGAAAGCAACCATTTGGCAGAGAATGATGCTGTTTTGTTTAACTGAAAATACAGTCTGTCAGCTAACGATTCAAAGTACAAGTAGACTAACACAGTGTGAGAAGAACATCTAGTCCATATACACGATGTCCACTTTATAGTGTATCAACGAAGTCGATATGCCGGGCGGGCGGCGGTCAGTTTATTATAAAGTACTcatacaaatttgtttatttctgTTTTCAGTATCGCAATCAATTGTCTTTACAACAAGATGCTCGACTTCATTTGCAACGTGAGGCTTTACAGCAACGACAAGCTGAATTACGTTCAGTTGATCAACGCATTCTGGAACTGCAGAATCGATTACACAAAAAGAAGGCATCTACCTTACTGCACCAATCTGGTAATGGTACAGTACCgcaacagcagcaacaacagcagcagcaacagcagcagcagcaacagcagcagcagcaacagcaACTGCAGCAGCCTCAACCGAATAGCATTTTTAATAGCAATGGCAATAATATCCCGATTCTTACCAACAATGCAAGCAATAAGTAAGTATTTTTGAAGTATTTATTgtctgccccatgcgaaagttgattatTACATAGCAGTTTGctcctgcgaaaatgatccattaaatgaagaatattttcggttcattttacgtGAATTACCTTGTACTTCTACGTAATTCACTATTTCGGAAACAGCTTTGTGATACTCTatcgtgtgtttttgagcaacttgcttcggtatccgtttttcaataaaagtaGTTGTATACGTCGACTTCGGCACGAACTCTACGTTTATTTAAAAGGCAGTTAACGAAGGTGGTTGATAAAGACACAGTTTGATTTTGTCACCTCATGAAGTGAACTGTTTttgcagcatccaatgtaatctactattatatCAGTCTGTTGAAGATTCTTCGATCAAAATAGCTATTGTACTCATTAATTCTGGTGATATGATATGTCcggtctgtgaaaggttaatttGCTCCGACTGCGTAACCATTCATGTATTTCACAATGTttcgaaattgtattttcggtgATTAATGCTAAAATGACCCATACTCAAACACACATAAATTTCTCCACACACATTTTCAACTCGTTTTCGTTACAAAATATTGGAGCCAGAAATATCGACTACATTTGGTATTTACGCACCCCTTACATATATAGCCAAGAAACTATTCCATTCGAACACGAGTGATTTGTACAGCTCACACATTATTCGGGTGAACTTAACGAACTTCATATCCCATTACATTTTCACATTGGCCATCGAAGTACTTAAAAACTCATTACGTATCCATTTACATGGAAGTACGTTCTATGAACAGGTGTTCTGTGAACTATATGTACATATGGTGAGATAACACGATCCGATTGAGTTGTGGAATGAAAGAGCACACACTAGAATTGTAGTGGATTTACGTGATTTATGTGACTATTATGTTTGCTAATCCTGATGTCAAACCAAAAAACTTTGGTGTCTACATCATCCTCAGTCACCTTCAGCAATTTCACCCGTTCGGATCGTTAAaagtattttctttttgttaaacaaaCCATGAATTCATATTGCAGGCCGTCAAATAGTGTCTATCCATCACAACGGATTATACCACGAGGAAACATTGCTGCTGTTGAACCGTATATGCATACGCCACAAAAAACTGCACTAAAACCAGCTCAGCATCAAATCAAAAAGCCACATCAACAGCAACTGTTCCAGGATCTGACGAATTTGAAGCAGAATATGCAACTAACCAACACCAACATCAATGTGAATCATATTACGTTAGCCGACAGTGATGAGAATAAATTGGCCAGACAGAAGCTGCATATGAAACAGAATTCGAAGGACTTGGACAGTGAAACTGGATCGGACGTTTCTACCAAGAAAAATGACtcgaaatttcaaactttgCCTTACTTAACGAAATATGGACTGAGTAAAAGTGCTAGTAGCGGTGCGATACCATACAATGTTACGTCAATGCATCAGAAGCAGAAGAGTAATGAAAGTGACAGTGATAAAACTAGTGAGTCGGAGGGTTCAACGAAATTGAATGGTCAATCGCATCAACAGTTAACCGTGCATAGTATTCCATTGAGTACGATAAACCGGTCTTTAGCCGTACCTGTCGCTACTGTGACTACGAACTCGGTACAGTTCTCCAATGGCAATCAGGAAAATGAAGTCGATAGGCCAGCGATAAAGCCGAAGGCTAAACACCAAATTCCATCCGGTAATCTGGTTGTTCCTCCAAGGAAACCAATAAGCAGTGTTGCACCGACGACGGTAACGCATGCAGCGAAAAGTGTTGCACAAAATCCTAAAGTGCATATGGTCGCTCCGAATGTAAACTCAACACCAATTGTTTCCACTGGTGTTGATAGTGAACAAAGTCGACCAGCACTGCCACCAAAACCGGCTAAACAAACGGAATCCGAATCAAACGGTCTTTCATCGACAGTGCCTACCGTAGTCAGCGTAATCAATAAACCTCCAGTAACCGAACCCATCCAAGATAATCAATCTACAACATCTGCGAACCATCAACCCGCCGATAATCTTCCTATTAAAGCTAGACCGTTAACAATCAAAAAGCAACCCCTATCCGAGCAGCCAAAGTTGCGATCAATGACGTCTGGTATCAAACCGGTGCAGTATACGTCCCGGCGGATCGAAATGCCGCCAGCGTTTTTATTCCCAGAAATCGAAAAGGGCAACCTGAAAGATAAGAGCAGCAGTCAGTCATCCAGCAGCAGTACGGTTGACGACACCGACAAATCGACAACATCGTCAACGAATGACGAAGAGGTCAATAATCATACTCACGATGTGGTACGTCGAACGAGATCTTCGTTGAGCGAAAATGGTAAAGTGAAATTGGCTCGCAGGGTTAGTTTCGATCCGTTGGCATTGCTGCTGGATGCTAGTCTGGAGGGTGAATTAGAATTGGTCAAAAAGACTACAATGCAGGTGAGTCACATTTctgattgaaattttgggctcttacagtcagaggcagtgaaatttcagtgtgaatttacttcagctgatccacacacaatcaaaactttttatacggttttatcaCTACTACGCATTGGGCGTGCAGCAGCTTAagccgtataaacagttttgattgtatgtgtgcatcagctgaaaaacaactgaaacaattcatgctgaaatttcacttctCTCTGACATTAACacatttgagaaattttatgTAGAAAATCAAGAATATTTTACAGAACTTCGAGagaattcataatttttctcgaaattcttTCGATTTTATCAAATCCTAAAACTTTAAgtaaatcgagaaaatttaggaaaatcgagaaaatctggaaaatttgaattttcatcaatttttttcaattttcattaattttgtcGAAATCAACAAAACTTGAGAAACTCAAGAAAACTTATctaaaaacgagccatcagaacagtcggagcgtttgctgcgactgagccccgtacaaacccgtatatctattgcgtacgtgaccctagtgcgtctgtcaccctattttgaccgtaagcctatgcgccggttaaagtagttaaagtaaaattattatgtaatgtgtacatcttagaaattgcgcatagcgcaattacgaagccccgtacgacgttcctttcaaataaaacaaaaatttcaaatagccctaaaattttaatttattgagtataaatacacatagggcctagtatcggcctcagtccgaggatccaaatttattttttttttcaactacattctattcggcctttgattaccttccaaatgaaacaaaaaatacggaaaacggatgaaatttgctcgagttatatgtaaaataccctagtagcggccttagtccgaggacccaaatttaattttttttcaacaacattttattcggcctttgattaccttccaaatgaaacaaaaattacgaaaaacggatgaaatttgctcgagttatatgtaaaatacacatagggccctagtagcggcctttgtccaaggacccaatttttttttttcaacaacattctattcggtgttcgattatctttcaaatgaaacaaaaattacgaaaaacggatgaaatttacttgagttctatgtaaaatacgcatagggccctagtagcggccttagtccgaggacccaattttttttttcaacaacattctattcggcttttgattaccttccaaatgacacaaaaattacgaaaaacgaatgaaatttacttgagttctatgtaaaatacgcatagggccctagtagcttttcacttctaaggccctaactcacggtccactcacccgatttaaaaaaaactttttttcctggattggtattgacaatacctatcatttgccgtgtcatttacatttccatcgtttattttgccataaatatcaccaaaagaccttaaatcacttaggtggccctaactcacgaagggccgacccgaatatgcccatcttcgaacttagcctcactattttgactatctttaaggaaaatttttttttttgaaatcggatttgatttactcaagatatcgacgtgacggacagacggacagacggcccaaatttttattgcggattcgtcatctatgaacataggcaaacactttgcccttaccgtctgcttcgaattccatcaattacacacggcatcgtaatcctataagccccttcgtacttcgtacggggctaaaaactttGCTTTGGAATCATTGCCTGATTTGTCTGATTTCTCGAAGCACTATAATGTGGGTTGTGTGAGATACATGCAGAACTCTTGTCGTATCCTACGAAGAACACCAAccaataaatttaacattaTTCAATAGTTCTTGGTTCAATGATTCACAACTAATTGAATCGTAAGTACCACACCGAAAGCTAATACTGCTAGAGCCGTTTtatcttcaaattttctcCCAATTAGTTTTGAATAATCTCTCTCGTACCAAACTACACTGCAGAAATattcgaaacattttcttgctATTTAATAACACCATTCCGCCGTCGCACGTATAATTATTTGATATTGATCTGAATATTGCAGCTACTTGACTgtacttttaaaataaatgaatttgcgGTGTATCTGTATAGTATTCATTAATGTAATTGAATTGTCCCCATCTAATTAAAATCCACTTGTAGGGTAGATGGTGCGGAAAATGAAACTAAACGTTTGCTCTATTGCTCTCCATTGGTTTGGTTATAGGTTGTCAATATCAGGGTTTCGAAATGTATGTCCTAATAAACCAATTTGTGTGACAAATTGAGTGCCGGTACTTTAATTACGGTTTGTAACTGTCAGTATAATTCCATGGTTGATTAATTGCATTGTTGTCGTCTGAACAGAGGCACACGTTTGTCGGCTTCATGGAAACGATATTCTGTACTCAATTTAATATTACGCTCATAAGTGCTGCTAAAATAACCATCAAacgaaagaatttcaatcaaGTGGCGAATGTCGCGTTGGGATTTCGAGAATGCAAATAGAAGAAAGTATTTACTGCCATAAATGGGAAGGAAATtgtttatgggtttttttagTTCTATCACAAAGGTGATTTTAAACAACTGATGATTTTCAGATTATCGCTCAAGAGGtttcaagaatttatttaaatttatttaaattttcgaggCGCTGATGATTCCACTTGCCTTCCTTTCTCTTACTAAAGATCGAAGTGTGGTCATTTTGATCTCTCGATATAATTTAGTGAAACACTTTTTGAAGTTCTAGCAACTGTCGACGcactcagcatgtaaaatccgtCGCATcgatgtctcgttttcgtgtgtttattgaccgcggcttcgcctcggatcaacgaaaattcacacgaaaactatacttttcatctttttatccctagtcatgtaatatatataaagcacctgttgccaagattgatattttgacgtgtgggacattattgccctacccgaaggcgtgggccataatgcctacacgtcaaaataacagtctggcaataggtgcatatcatattttatctgtcgagaacagatatatcgagataaacaaaaactccctagaagGATAAGCTcaagattatcgttctagacagataaaatactattatctgcctagaacgataatatcgatatTATCCCTAGTGCAAATTTCTTTATCTCGATATGTCTCGAtatgttctcgacagataaaatagcgtatgcaCCTCTGCcctaaatgtttattttgacgatttggagTATCtaccacgccttcggctcgatacataacttccaaatcgtcaaaataaacatttacgacagaggtgcataatcTGATATtacctaactagtgttgaataGACGCGACTGCGTTATTTCCTAACGCATTCCATTCCATAACTCGCTTTCGGCTGGAATCATCTCATTAGCTAAAAAATAGTATGCGTTAGGATAATAACTACTACATGCTGTCATCGAAAGCATCGCTTGAAACGaggcttgaaacatgaaaagtacggctTCCGATGCAAGTAGCATGTAGAAGACTATAACAAGCTGTGAAAAACCAACACCCAGCATATAGAAAGCAGCACCTATAGTATGAAAATTGCCGAGATTCACTGAAATTTATCGATGAAATTTTTGGTTaagttttggtaaatttttggtgaatttcgGTAACTccactaaataaaattcttaataATAATTCCTCATTCCTTGCGAAATAACCAGTCCTTCATCATACAAATTTGTGTACGTCATGTCATCGTCATCCATTTAAAAATTCTCTATCACTCCACTCTCAAATGACTTTGATTCgcagaggaaaaaaataatattgatATCCGATCCAAGTACCATACCACACTCCATCACTCACACTAAAACATGTATATTGCTGAATCATTGGAtgattatgattttattttctgtttgcaGGTGCCGAATCCAAGTGCTGCTAACGACGAGGGGATAACAGCGCTCCATAATGCCATATGCGCTGGACATTTTGCAATAGTCAAGTATgttagaaaaagtttttcttttatttttcatatttttaccGTTTACAAATCGGCGCGCTTTGCatcgtttaattttttgcaatttttctgATGCATCCAAAGCTAACGTGTATGTGAAGTTATGTGTCATTTGATGATTTATAGAAATGTATGCTTTTTATGTGTGGCAAATAAAGACTCAAAGCCATACGGATAGATAGGTTGAATTTGTagcattaaaaattattttttgtctaCATAAAGAATGAAATGGTACGAAATGACGTGATAGGATTAAGCCTTTTGAAGAATTAATTTGTTTACGTTTTTCTAAGCTGTACAAAAAATAGCAATTGCAGAAATGGTACATGTCACATGAGCGACGCGAAATCCAAATCCAAATTTATGTATTGTtcttctgtcaagtttgacagcacaacaaaagaaaattttgaattaggtctctttcgcgtCGCTGTGTAGTTAGAGTTACGAGAAAATGTTTAGTCCCGTTTCTTTGTTTTAAACTATCTAAACTATTGACATCCAATATGAAACGGACCCaaaccaaaataatttcatttttcttataatttgctAATGGGACATGTTccgtttctgcatttaactattccAATGATGTCATTTGCATTTACGTGAGAGAGTTTGAACCAATCATTTATTGTTGTTTGCAAACGTCTTCCAGAGCAAATTGCAGATCCCCTGTGAGAACAAGAAGTGTTTGTTGCTTTTTTCACGCAAttttttctacttcatttTCACACAGATTCCTTGTCGAATACGGATGCGACGTGAACGCCCAGGATTCGGACGGATGGACACCGTTACATTGTGCGGCTAGTTGTAATAACTTGGAAATGGTGAAATTTCTGGTCGAATCGGGTGCATGCTTATTTGCGGCCACATTGTCCGATCACGAAACACCAGCCGAAAAATGTGAAGAAGATGAAGAGGGCTTCGATGGATGTTCCGAGTATTTGTACAGTAAGTACTAGATGGAATTTTATCCAGGTCACAATTTACCAATATTATTCCCCGAATGACAGGTATTCAGGAGAAACTGGGTATACTGAACAATGGCGAAGTGTTTGCGGTGTTTGCCTACGATTCGCAGCAACCGGACGAATTAAGCTTTGATGTGAACGATCGATTGACAATATTGCGTAAAGGCGACGATTCGGAGAGGGAATGGTGGTGGGCTAAATGTTCGCCAGGCAGAGAAGGATATGTTCCACGGAATCTATTAGGAGTATGTTCGAATGgtataacaaaacaaaaaaatttttactaaaaaaatcttttttttcgattctcTTCAGTTGTACCCACGAGTGCCACTGCAACAACAAATTGATTAGCAGTTAGTGAAATGTTGGACACAACGGAATAAGtttggaaaattgaagaaacatTACGTATCCAGTTTTATGTAAGAGTTTCATtcaacaaatcaatttctcgtttctttttgtatattttaatGGAGAACATTGTAAATACTAGTAACCTAATTAAATGCAATTGACCTAACAATAAGGGGCAAATGATGTTATACATATATCTGATATACCGTCTTCTACCGTCTTCAGCATATTCGTTAACAATATCGAACGGAGAGTGGAAATGAAGAGTTTAGTTTTcgaacaattgaaaattaaaaagaaaaaaaattcttggaaaaCTTCATAATGGCAAATGAATGGATGGGCCAATTCATTAATCAGCATTCGAATATTTGAAATGTTCACTGCAGGTAGTGAAGTCGTTTTCCACTTGGCTgtttaagttttattttataaaagaaGGGAAAATTTCTTAACGAAACTTTCTAtgggaaagaataaatttttcccTGAGAGTGCATCAACACTCCGCTTCTCTggtattcattcattcaagttcgattaaatttgaatatgtTTCGTATAATACCGAGAGTTTATCTTTCGCTTTATCAGTGATGTATAACTTTATCTGCCCCTTAGAGTAATGGCagacacaagaaaaaaaattgaatataaatcGAATCAAGGAGATGCTAACTACAATAGAAAATGTGAAGTTTTCTTGggtgtaaatttttttacttttactttggAAATGAATAGAATATTTAAGAGAAGTTCTTACTTTTGTTTTCTAAGCAAGTGGAGCAGCGCATTTTTGATGattgcattttgtttgtatttttaaaaatcgaaatatttctcgtttgattttgtacttttttattttgttttccgtctaatttaattaatttatatttttcattctgagatcattattttgtttaaacaaaaaaaattaaattaaaaaaatcgaaacaaattcCGAACATATTCATATTGAATAGCTAGGAGTTTACTTATCTCTCGcacattcattttcaatttatcagtCGATCCATATCAGCACGAATTGCATACTCTctgtttacaaacaaattctccgttttcattccgttttgcctccgtttacgATCATAAATTGAACacgattcaattttgtcacCGTTTAGTACGCAGTTTTCTCTCACAGATTCATGTTTATTCACTGGCTTCTGTTTAATTGTCAGATAAACGGATGCACCGATTCCCAAACGGAGTGTACTATGTACGATCCATGCTTAAAGTTTCCATTCcactcgctctctcacggctctcacactgagtactttttgttgattaaaaacCATACTTAAGTATGGTATccattcaacaaaaagtacttaGTGATAGAGCcctgagagagcaagctgtcaagtCTTAAAGCACGAATCGCTCAGTCACGGTTTTGAAACCTGTTCATCCGTTTTGTTGTTGACactaaaatgaacaaaaattaattaatcaaGTAAATGGACACAAAATTTAATCTCGTACAATTTGTGATCGTAATGCATGGAACGCACTACACTCCGTTTAGGAATCGGTTCATCTGTTAACATGACAATTCAACGAAAGCCagtgaaacaaaatgaatttgtgaGAGAAGACTGTAAAcggtaaaaaattgaatagtGTTCAAGTTTTCATCGTTAACGGtggcaaaacggaatgaaacgGAGTGCAATTCGTGTTATTatcatgaaaacagaaacTCACTCTCAATCACTTACAACACATCATAAAGCCCACCCACCTTTatgtgaattgaaaatttacagaGTCAAAATATCACAAACATAATATCGTGGTTGGTGTGTGATAACGAGGCTCTTAACCTTtgagaaacgtttttttctaATTGCTATCGACAGCAACGACGAAAGTGAGCATAGCAATGACCTTTGATTAATGCGGTCTTAAGTAGCAAAATCATAGCAACTCAATTCAGTAGTTGCTATAGCAGAatgtatttcattaaaacgaaGGATTTTACATCATACACAAGCAGCTGATACTTTTGATAATAGAAGTGAAATATTTAGTGATTGTATTGCGATGCGATacattttcttcttgttttttaATGGTTTAATGAGAAGTTAACTTGACTCTGATATTTTCGAGTTATCATTCTAGTGGTTCCTGCGTTCTTTCATTCCTCAAAAAAAAGCTGTCTAGACTACGAGTCCAATTTCAATCTACTGGTTAAAACAACCGTCGGTCAACCTGAAATCTGACTTCGAACTAATCTGAACTTCACTTGAATGAAAGCTGGTTTTATAACTTTTAcctgatctttgaaatctgatTCTACCTGAATGAGTTCGGTTCAgattttttgttcaagatacgcctaattcttttttcaaaaattcacagtCATTCATCAGGCCGAAAAACAAGATATTCACAAAGTATTGTCTATGACGAGTAGATGAGCTGAGCAGGTCCTCCTCGACTCTACAGTCCAGTCTCCGAAGTCAGCATGGGTGAAGGACCCGACCATAAATAGCTATCACTGACTTTGGCTGAATTTGAATACGGGCGAGccttaaaattttgatttacagTGGCTAACATTCTAAACCCAGCCAAACTAAGAATTTTagttttcgataattttgacaGTACCCAGTGTTTAAAACAGACAAGACACATTAATACGGCTGTCCTTGTCACATGTGCTCGcttatgaatatttttcttgAGAAGTGCGTATGAAAAGAATGTtttgatcagagcgagaaaaccgaagactagttaattataacttgtcttgaggtacttgtcaaagtatttccttctctttcaacatgttacgttcagagcgagaggaccgaagaccagttta
This genomic stretch from Bradysia coprophila strain Holo2 chromosome II, BU_Bcop_v1, whole genome shotgun sequence harbors:
- the LOC119070145 gene encoding apoptosis-stimulating of p53 protein 1 isoform X1; protein product: MLSCVCRPVNSSLPKPPLSMAPQKRPSIVVTCEPRIATATIVTKKVPGRPSGAELKAMALRQQQQIDSQHQLLAAKEQRLRFLKAQEIRGAAAAAESERLRRLRERVEAQESKLRRLRALRGQVDLQKTYNVTLSNDLDSIRALFSEKEKELSLAVAKVEALTRQLEELRRDRRGPLNLIPGNGTNNAGTNGVSTSVATVELDKLRRELMYRNQLSLQQDARLHLQREALQQRQAELRSVDQRILELQNRLHKKKASTLLHQSGNGTVPQQQQQQQQQQQQQQQQQQQQQLQQPQPNSIFNSNGNNIPILTNNASNKPSNSVYPSQRIIPRGNIAAVEPYMHTPQKTALKPAQHQIKKPHQQQLFQDLTNLKQNMQLTNTNINVNHITLADSDENKLARQKLHMKQNSKDLDSETGSDVSTKKNDSKFQTLPYLTKYGLSKSASSGAIPYNVTSMHQKQKSNESDSDKTSESEGSTKLNGQSHQQLTVHSIPLSTINRSLAVPVATVTTNSVQFSNGNQENEVDRPAIKPKAKHQIPSGNLVVPPRKPISSVAPTTVTHAAKSVAQNPKVHMVAPNVNSTPIVSTGVDSEQSRPALPPKPAKQTESESNGLSSTVPTVVSVINKPPVTEPIQDNQSTTSANHQPADNLPIKARPLTIKKQPLSEQPKLRSMTSGIKPVQYTSRRIEMPPAFLFPEIEKGNLKDKSSSQSSSSSTVDDTDKSTTSSTNDEEVNNHTHDVVRRTRSSLSENGKVKLARRVSFDPLALLLDASLEGELELVKKTTMQVPNPSAANDEGITALHNAICAGHFAIVKFLVEYGCDVNAQDSDGWTPLHCAASCNNLEMVKFLVESGACLFAATLSDHETPAEKCEEDEEGFDGCSEYLYSIQEKLGILNNGEVFAVFAYDSQQPDELSFDVNDRLTILRKGDDSEREWWWAKCSPGREGYVPRNLLGLYPRVPLQQQID
- the LOC119070145 gene encoding apoptosis-stimulating of p53 protein 1 isoform X2 encodes the protein MLIEPITRSVSFEVPGRPSGAELKAMALRQQQQIDSQHQLLAAKEQRLRFLKAQEIRGAAAAAESERLRRLRERVEAQESKLRRLRALRGQVDLQKTYNVTLSNDLDSIRALFSEKEKELSLAVAKVEALTRQLEELRRDRRGPLNLIPGNGTNNAGTNGVSTSVATVELDKLRRELMYRNQLSLQQDARLHLQREALQQRQAELRSVDQRILELQNRLHKKKASTLLHQSGNGTVPQQQQQQQQQQQQQQQQQQQQQLQQPQPNSIFNSNGNNIPILTNNASNKPSNSVYPSQRIIPRGNIAAVEPYMHTPQKTALKPAQHQIKKPHQQQLFQDLTNLKQNMQLTNTNINVNHITLADSDENKLARQKLHMKQNSKDLDSETGSDVSTKKNDSKFQTLPYLTKYGLSKSASSGAIPYNVTSMHQKQKSNESDSDKTSESEGSTKLNGQSHQQLTVHSIPLSTINRSLAVPVATVTTNSVQFSNGNQENEVDRPAIKPKAKHQIPSGNLVVPPRKPISSVAPTTVTHAAKSVAQNPKVHMVAPNVNSTPIVSTGVDSEQSRPALPPKPAKQTESESNGLSSTVPTVVSVINKPPVTEPIQDNQSTTSANHQPADNLPIKARPLTIKKQPLSEQPKLRSMTSGIKPVQYTSRRIEMPPAFLFPEIEKGNLKDKSSSQSSSSSTVDDTDKSTTSSTNDEEVNNHTHDVVRRTRSSLSENGKVKLARRVSFDPLALLLDASLEGELELVKKTTMQVPNPSAANDEGITALHNAICAGHFAIVKFLVEYGCDVNAQDSDGWTPLHCAASCNNLEMVKFLVESGACLFAATLSDHETPAEKCEEDEEGFDGCSEYLYSIQEKLGILNNGEVFAVFAYDSQQPDELSFDVNDRLTILRKGDDSEREWWWAKCSPGREGYVPRNLLGLYPRVPLQQQID